The following proteins are encoded in a genomic region of Nicotiana sylvestris chromosome 4, ASM39365v2, whole genome shotgun sequence:
- the LOC104231925 gene encoding uncharacterized protein isoform X1, translating to MSSLPNLAANTSNNNVHQSPSPGRSEKDQLWRCLPLYRALLRGDQCDLELAARPLGPLYKAWDCKITRAGDTTLHVIVGAGKWFDDPTVGPSAYTSRNNDGHTPLCVAAMVGNMDAAKNLLQLNPGMGSLDDAVGPHPIIEAARYGHKEMVLLLIGDMERKLGGSPPTKQSSASHFLHLLVLAGFYDVLLALLRRHPGLARTEFYGDNNESLLSLLAEIPSAFRSGTRLRFWHWQQLLYSVMHAKLEIRLADIEKSLVVAQSSATSPSRQSPEPASGLTWEYCTRLANCCILVCPKWLVTPIYSCMNHVGIMMKSMIRATREIWKTTTRAIRHIKDTKLMHEETLDIVKRLCEELTKHYSSTGEDIEPVLRKALLSAAGSGISEIIEEIIERYPDAIWFVDSENHNLFHLAVINRYEKVFSLIYQLSVYKHLVTAGEDTSGNNILHMAGKLAPLSRLNLISGAALQMQRELQWFQEVEKFVQPTLRTKRNSNGKTPKMVFTEEHKELVKEGEKWMKETANSCIFVASLTTTVVFAAAITVPGGNNQNSGFPLFSNETAFTTFAVSAAFCLFSSVASVLMFLSILTSRYAEGDFLRRLPKRLILGLGTLFISMTSLMIAFSATIYLVFGQKKGWILIPVGIAALIPVILFESLQFPLLLDMFMSTYGPSIFRKQSSRILH from the exons ATGTCGTCCTTACCAAATCTAGCAGCGAACACAAGCAACAATAATGTTCACCAATCGCCCAGTCCCG GCAGAAGCGAGAAGGATCAGTTGTGGAGATGCTTGCCCTTATACCGTGCATTACTCAGAGGCGACCAATGTGATCTTGAGCTAGCTGCTCGACCTCTGGGGCCCCTATACAAAGCCTGGGATTGTAAGATAACAAGAGCTGGGGACACCACCCTTCATGTAATTGTTGGTGCGGGAAAGTGGTTTGATGATCCGACTGTGGGTCCATCAGCTTACACTTCGCGTAACAATGATGGGCACACACCTCTTTGTGTGGCTGCAATGGTTGGGAACATGGATGCAGCAAAGAATTTGCTGCAACTCAACCCGGGAATGGGATCTCTTGATGATGCTGTTGGGCCACATCCAATCATAGAGGCTGCTAGGTATGGCCATAAGGAGATGGTTTTACTTTTGATTGGGGATATGGAAAGGAAGTTGGGAGGCTCCCCACCAACTAAACAATCGAGTGCTTCCCACTTTCTCCATCTTCTAGTATTGGCTGGATTCTATG ATGTGCTGCTAGCTCTGCTAAGACGTCATCCTGGTTTGGCCCGAACAGAGTTTTATGGTGACAATAACGAATCCCTTTTGAGCTTGCTGGCTGAAATACCTTCTGCATTTCGGAGTGGGACTCGACTAAGATTCTGGCACTGGCAGCAGTTACTTTATTCAG TCATGCATGCAAAATTAGAGATCAGGTTGGCAGACATTGAAAAGTCTCTTGTTGTAGCCCAATCGTCAGCTACATCACCCTCGAGGCAATCACCAGAGCCTGCTAGTGGGTTAACATGGGAGTATTGTACACGTTTAGCAAACTGTTGCATCCTTGTCTGTCCAAAATGGCTTGTTACACCGATCTATAGCTGTATGAATCACGTCG GGATCATGATGAAGTCAATGATTCGTGCCACTCGCGAAATTTGGAAAACAACAA CAAGAGCAATCAGACACATTAAGGATACAAAATTAATGCATGAAGAGACTCTTGATATTGTGAAACGTCTTTGCGAGGAACTTACCAAACATTATTCCTCTACGGGTGAGGATATTGAGCCAGTACTTAGAAAGGCACTTCTTTCAGCAGCAGGTTCAGGAATTTCTGAAATCATAGAAGAAATTATAGAACGTTACCCAGACGCAATCTGGTTTGTTGATTCTGAGAACCATAACTTATTTCACCTTGCAGTAATAAATCGTTATGAGAAGGTGTTTAGTCTTATATATCAGTTAAGTGTATATAAACATTTGGTAACAGCTGGTGAAGACACTTCAGGGAATAACATATTACATATGGCTGGAAAGCTAGCACCTCTTAGCCGACTCAATCTTATCTCAGGTGCGGCTTTGCAAATGCAGCGTGAATTGCAATGGTTTCAG GAAGTGGAAAAGTTTGTTCAACCAACGCTCAGAACAAAGAGAAACTCAAATGgaaaaactccaaaaatggtGTTTACTGAGGAACACAAGGAGTTGGTCAAAGAAGGAGAGAAATGGATGAAAGAAACTGCAAATTCCTGTATATTTGTGGCATCCCTAACAACAACAGTAGTATTTGCAGCAGCCATTACCGTGCCAGGTGGAAACAATCAAAACAGTGGTTTTCCACTCTTCTCCAACGAAACTGCTTTCACGACTTTTGCAGTTTCTGCTGCATTCTGTCTGTTCTCTTCTGTTGCCTCTGTTCTAATGTTCCTGTCTATCCTCACCTCGAGATATGCAGAGGGGGATTTCCTAAGACGTCTTCCGAAGAGATTGATTCTAGGCCTGGGTACCCTATTCATTTCAATGACATCTCTGATGATAGCATTTAGTGCTACAATTTATCTCGTTTTTGGTCAGAAAAAGGGATGGATACTTATTCCAGTGGGCATAGCAGCCCTCATTCCAGTAATCCTCTTCGAGTCCCTGCAATTTCCTCTCTTACTGGATATGTTTATGTCCACTTATGGTCCAAGCATTTTTCGCAAACAGAGCTCACGTATACTTCACTAG
- the LOC104231926 gene encoding ATP-dependent Clp protease proteolytic subunit 2, mitochondrial-like — MRTQIVHKLFNRRINGTPLNSSKRFYGVIPMVIEHSSRGERAYDIFSRLLKERIICINGPIDDSTSHVVVAQLLFLESENPSKPIHMYLNSPGGAVTAGLAIYDTMQYIRSPIHTICLGQAASMGSLLLAAGAKGERRSLPNASVMIHQPSGGYSGQAKDLTIHTKQIVRVWDTLNDLYAKHTGQPIEIIQKNMDRDYFMTPEEAKEFGIIDEVIDERPMALVTDAVANEAKEKGSS; from the exons ATGCGCACCCAAATTGTTCACAAACTCTTTAACCGAAGAATCAACGGAACCCCTTTGAATAGTAGTAAGAGATTTTATGGGGTAATACCAATGGTGATAGAGCACTCTTCAAGAGGAGAAAGGGCTTATGACATATTCTCAAGGCTATTAAAGGAACGAATTATTTGCATTAACGGCCCCATTGATGATTCCACTTCTCATGTTGTTGTTGCTCAGCTTCTTTTTCTTGAATCTGAGAACCCTTCTAAGCCTATTCACATGTACCTCAACTCTCCAGGTGGCGCTGTTACAGCTG GTCTTGCAATCTATGATACCATGCAGTATATCCGATCTCCAATTCATACTATATGCCTAGGTCAAGCAGCTTCAATGGGATCCCTTCTCTTAGCTGCAGGTGCAAAGGGTGAGAGACGATCTCTCCCTAATGCTTCAGTTATGATTCACCAGCCTTCCGGTGGGTATAGCGGGCAGGCTAAAGATTTGACGATCCACACAAAACAGATAGTTCGGGTATGGGATACTTTGAATGACCTATATGCAAAGCATACAGGACAACCTATAGAAATAATTCAAAAGAATATGGATAGGGATTATTTCATGACACCTGAAGAGGCGAAGGAGTTTGGAATAATCGATGAAGTTATAGATGAACGACCAATGGCTTTAGTAACTGATGCTGTTGCAAATGAAGCCAAAGAAAAAGGTTCAAGCTAG
- the LOC138889305 gene encoding uncharacterized protein gives MWWCSWSTYEEEFKDMLKQLGEVSEDAIRDLLNYPPVTWYRSYFDTQCNNPMVDNNFTESFNSWILEARHKPIVKMLEDIRVKVMNQLKDRAEEVNSWRGEYSPYAMELYNDYRDMASKCKENFNEERGFEISEGENRVFLYKKQDPTLGIHWWYSKQAWQLVYQHKLQPVRGERFWKVERHQAMDPPPLAKMVGKPKMKRSREKDEARKRQGQWSTSRKGLQMTCSFCGKPNHNKRSCPLANKIYFLSIVYTYNLFFYSQDNMYI, from the exons ATGTGGTGGTGTTCTTGGAGCACATATGAGGAGGAATTTAAGGACATGTTGAAACAGTTAGGTGAAGTGTCTGAGGATGCTATCAGGGACTTGCTGAATTATCCTCCAGTAACCTGGTATAGATCTTACTTTGATACTCAGTGTAACAACCCAATGGTGGACAACAACTTTACAGAGTCCTTCAACTCTTGGATTCTTGAAGCTAGACATAAGCCAATTGTGAAGATGCTTGAGGATATAAGAGTGAAG GTGATGAATCAACTAAAGGATAGAGCAGAAGAAGTTAACAGTTGGAGAGGTGAATACAGCCCATATGCAATGGAGTTATACAATGATTATAGAGATATGGCTTCAAAGTGCAAGGAAAATTTTAATGAAGAAAGGGGTTTTGAAATAAGTGAAGGTGAAAACAG GGTATTCTTATATAAGAAACAAGACCCAACACTTGGGATTCACTGGTGGTATTCCAAACAAGCCTGGCAGTTGGTGTATCAACACAAACTGCAGCCTGTTAGAGGTGAAAGATTCTGGAAAGTTGAGCGACACCAAGCCATGGATCCACCACCATTAGCAAAGATGGTTGGTAAACCTAAAATGAAAAGGTCAAGAGAGAAGGATGAAGCTAGGAAAAGGCAAGGACAATGGTCAACATCTAGGAAGGGTCTTCAGATGACTTGTAGTTTTTGTGGCAAGCCAAACCATAATAAAAGAAGTTGCCCATTAGCCAACAAGATATACTTTCTATCTATTGTTTATACTTACAATCTCTTTTTTTACTCACAAGATAACATGTATATTTGA
- the LOC104231925 gene encoding uncharacterized protein isoform X2 produces MSSLPNLAANTSNNNVHQSPSPGRSEKDQLWRCLPLYRALLRGDQCDLELAARPLGPLYKAWDCKITRAGDTTLHVIVGAGKWFDDPTVGPSAYTSRNNDGHTPLCVAAMVGNMDAAKNLLQLNPGMGSLDDAVGPHPIIEAARYGHKEMVLLLIGDMERKLGGSPPTKQSSASHFLHLLVLAGFYDVLLALLRRHPGLARTEFYGDNNESLLSLLAEIPSAFRSGTRLRFWHWQQLLYSVMHAKLEIRLADIEKSLVVAQSSATSPSRQSPEPASGLTWEYCTRLANCCILVCPKWLVTPIYSCMNHVGIMMKSMIRATREIWKTTTRAIRHIKDTKLMHEETLDIVKRLCEELTKHYSSTGEDIEPVLRKALLSAAGSGISEIIEEIIERYPDAIWFVDSENHNLFHLAVINRYEKVFSLIYQLSVYKHLVTAGEDTSGNNILHMAGKLAPLSRLNLISGAALQMQRELQWFQAYGKMRKNSFVRALIYKLRMHLR; encoded by the exons ATGTCGTCCTTACCAAATCTAGCAGCGAACACAAGCAACAATAATGTTCACCAATCGCCCAGTCCCG GCAGAAGCGAGAAGGATCAGTTGTGGAGATGCTTGCCCTTATACCGTGCATTACTCAGAGGCGACCAATGTGATCTTGAGCTAGCTGCTCGACCTCTGGGGCCCCTATACAAAGCCTGGGATTGTAAGATAACAAGAGCTGGGGACACCACCCTTCATGTAATTGTTGGTGCGGGAAAGTGGTTTGATGATCCGACTGTGGGTCCATCAGCTTACACTTCGCGTAACAATGATGGGCACACACCTCTTTGTGTGGCTGCAATGGTTGGGAACATGGATGCAGCAAAGAATTTGCTGCAACTCAACCCGGGAATGGGATCTCTTGATGATGCTGTTGGGCCACATCCAATCATAGAGGCTGCTAGGTATGGCCATAAGGAGATGGTTTTACTTTTGATTGGGGATATGGAAAGGAAGTTGGGAGGCTCCCCACCAACTAAACAATCGAGTGCTTCCCACTTTCTCCATCTTCTAGTATTGGCTGGATTCTATG ATGTGCTGCTAGCTCTGCTAAGACGTCATCCTGGTTTGGCCCGAACAGAGTTTTATGGTGACAATAACGAATCCCTTTTGAGCTTGCTGGCTGAAATACCTTCTGCATTTCGGAGTGGGACTCGACTAAGATTCTGGCACTGGCAGCAGTTACTTTATTCAG TCATGCATGCAAAATTAGAGATCAGGTTGGCAGACATTGAAAAGTCTCTTGTTGTAGCCCAATCGTCAGCTACATCACCCTCGAGGCAATCACCAGAGCCTGCTAGTGGGTTAACATGGGAGTATTGTACACGTTTAGCAAACTGTTGCATCCTTGTCTGTCCAAAATGGCTTGTTACACCGATCTATAGCTGTATGAATCACGTCG GGATCATGATGAAGTCAATGATTCGTGCCACTCGCGAAATTTGGAAAACAACAA CAAGAGCAATCAGACACATTAAGGATACAAAATTAATGCATGAAGAGACTCTTGATATTGTGAAACGTCTTTGCGAGGAACTTACCAAACATTATTCCTCTACGGGTGAGGATATTGAGCCAGTACTTAGAAAGGCACTTCTTTCAGCAGCAGGTTCAGGAATTTCTGAAATCATAGAAGAAATTATAGAACGTTACCCAGACGCAATCTGGTTTGTTGATTCTGAGAACCATAACTTATTTCACCTTGCAGTAATAAATCGTTATGAGAAGGTGTTTAGTCTTATATATCAGTTAAGTGTATATAAACATTTGGTAACAGCTGGTGAAGACACTTCAGGGAATAACATATTACATATGGCTGGAAAGCTAGCACCTCTTAGCCGACTCAATCTTATCTCAGGTGCGGCTTTGCAAATGCAGCGTGAATTGCAATGGTTTCAG GCATATGGAAAGATGAGAAAAAACAGTTTTGTGCGAGCTTTGATCTATAAATTACGAATGCATTTGCGGTGA